A part of Nitrospira sp. genomic DNA contains:
- a CDS encoding FtsX-like permease family protein, giving the protein MTFFIINMAWRETRAAWRHFLYFLVCIAVGVGALTGVSLFGAQVEQAVTKEARGLLGGDLEIRLSRPISSTGQEVLDALTDRGVALTHVSELVAMAARAGLSGSGQPTQIIELKAVEPQYPLYGTLRLEPQGDFVDLLRQQTRRCPDHTCFGVVVQESLLIRMELAVGDQLRIGQGLFIITGVVRTEPDRMANAFSLGPRVLMSREGLRTAELIKVGSRMRERYLLKVPSTMAPEPLLYELRGRLALDAARVSSYRDAQPQLKQSLEQLTRYLGLIGLAALFVGGLGVATSVHAFVREKLHTIAILKTVGADSSTIIQTYGLQAMILGLGGSLVGLMIGVLLHQGLPWMITALMASDLLDQLGFTQGGRTLPLAPLAKGLALGILSTLLFTLWPLLTIRDVKPARIFRRDVAPLASASAPDRTRWWMFWKGLDPAKAITSIGIGLGLALLSIWQANSWRVGLLFIFAFAAAVLLLGASAHLALSALKNGPRPEALILRQALGNVVRPGNQVVNITIAIGIGVMVVTTVSLVERSLLAQVSENRSTDSPTFFFIDIQPDQAEEFVSLLHQRSSDQAPKLTPLVRSRLAGLKGEPVKIEATSEEEEQKEKAAQKEERRKKWYLTREYVLTFLHDLPKDNKVVRGEWWKPGQVFTKPLISIEEDAAKQLDLTVGDTLELDIQGTPITGEISSIRQVEWGNFSTNFYMIFSPGALDGAPHTYVATARVAPSEEVALQQAVVASFPNVTAINMGDVLDSFAKVLDRLSLAIRAIALFCVLSGGLVMAAALAATRYRRLYESVILKALGATRSMIARSFAVEYALLGALGGLLGCALASVLSWAVLETVFDLSWNLQPAVLAVGVIATIILTMLVGFLSTYRILGQPPLSVLRQE; this is encoded by the coding sequence ATGACATTCTTCATCATCAACATGGCGTGGCGAGAAACGCGCGCGGCATGGCGACACTTTCTTTACTTCTTGGTCTGTATTGCAGTCGGCGTAGGCGCATTGACCGGGGTCTCTCTTTTCGGAGCACAGGTTGAACAAGCCGTGACCAAGGAAGCGCGAGGCCTGCTCGGAGGCGACCTTGAAATCCGACTCTCCCGCCCGATTAGCTCCACAGGCCAGGAAGTGCTGGATGCATTGACTGATCGTGGAGTCGCACTCACCCACGTCAGCGAGCTCGTTGCGATGGCCGCAAGGGCCGGATTATCCGGAAGTGGACAGCCGACACAGATCATCGAGCTCAAAGCCGTCGAACCTCAGTATCCGTTGTATGGCACGCTCCGACTGGAGCCACAGGGCGACTTCGTGGATCTGCTTCGCCAGCAAACGCGCCGGTGCCCCGACCATACCTGTTTTGGAGTGGTCGTGCAGGAATCTCTCCTGATCCGGATGGAGCTCGCGGTGGGAGATCAACTCAGGATCGGACAAGGTCTGTTCATCATCACCGGGGTAGTCAGGACGGAACCGGATCGCATGGCTAACGCCTTCAGCCTTGGCCCCCGTGTGTTGATGTCACGAGAGGGGCTTCGCACAGCGGAGTTGATCAAGGTCGGCAGCAGGATGCGCGAGCGATATCTACTGAAAGTCCCAAGCACGATGGCGCCTGAGCCATTGCTTTACGAGTTGAGGGGACGACTTGCGCTCGATGCGGCCCGCGTGTCCAGTTACCGAGACGCACAGCCGCAGCTGAAACAGTCGTTGGAACAGCTAACCCGTTATTTGGGCTTGATCGGATTGGCCGCGCTATTTGTAGGAGGCCTGGGGGTTGCCACATCGGTTCATGCCTTTGTGCGAGAAAAGCTCCATACGATCGCCATCTTGAAGACAGTCGGCGCAGATTCTTCCACCATCATCCAGACCTATGGGTTGCAAGCCATGATCCTTGGGCTGGGTGGAAGCTTGGTTGGTCTGATGATCGGTGTGCTGCTCCACCAAGGACTTCCGTGGATGATCACAGCGCTGATGGCATCGGATCTTCTTGACCAATTGGGATTCACTCAGGGAGGGAGAACGCTTCCCCTCGCTCCCTTAGCCAAGGGATTAGCCTTGGGTATCCTATCGACGCTTTTGTTTACACTGTGGCCATTACTGACGATTCGCGATGTGAAACCGGCTCGGATTTTTCGCCGTGATGTCGCCCCACTTGCTTCCGCCAGCGCCCCAGACAGGACCCGATGGTGGATGTTCTGGAAGGGGCTTGACCCAGCAAAGGCCATCACGTCGATCGGTATCGGCCTGGGATTGGCGCTCTTATCGATCTGGCAAGCGAACTCCTGGAGAGTAGGTCTGCTCTTTATCTTCGCGTTTGCCGCCGCGGTGCTGCTGCTGGGAGCTTCAGCCCATCTGGCACTTAGCGCCCTTAAGAACGGACCACGCCCTGAGGCGCTCATCCTTCGCCAGGCCCTGGGGAACGTGGTGCGACCGGGTAACCAGGTCGTGAACATCACGATTGCAATCGGAATCGGCGTGATGGTGGTGACCACGGTGTCGCTCGTTGAACGATCGCTCCTCGCGCAGGTCAGTGAGAATCGGTCGACCGACTCGCCAACATTTTTCTTTATCGATATCCAGCCCGATCAAGCGGAAGAATTCGTCAGTCTCTTGCACCAACGGTCCAGCGATCAGGCCCCCAAGCTGACCCCATTGGTGCGATCACGACTCGCTGGTCTGAAGGGGGAACCGGTCAAAATCGAAGCGACGTCGGAGGAGGAAGAGCAGAAAGAGAAAGCCGCCCAGAAGGAAGAACGGCGGAAGAAGTGGTACCTGACACGCGAGTACGTCCTGACGTTCCTCCATGATCTTCCCAAAGACAACAAGGTCGTTCGGGGCGAGTGGTGGAAACCGGGACAGGTCTTTACCAAACCGCTGATCTCGATCGAGGAGGATGCGGCGAAGCAACTTGACCTCACAGTCGGAGACACCCTTGAGCTCGATATACAAGGAACACCCATCACTGGAGAGATCAGCAGCATTCGACAAGTAGAGTGGGGAAACTTCTCGACTAACTTCTATATGATCTTTTCTCCCGGCGCCCTTGATGGAGCTCCGCATACCTATGTGGCCACCGCTCGTGTCGCCCCGTCTGAAGAGGTGGCCTTACAGCAAGCGGTCGTCGCATCCTTTCCTAATGTGACAGCCATCAATATGGGCGACGTCCTCGACAGTTTTGCGAAGGTATTGGATCGACTGTCCCTCGCCATTCGTGCTATTGCGCTGTTCTGTGTGCTATCCGGAGGCCTGGTGATGGCTGCGGCCCTGGCGGCGACACGCTATCGCCGGTTGTACGAGTCAGTCATCCTGAAAGCCCTGGGTGCAACTCGCAGCATGATCGCACGTTCATTTGCAGTCGAATATGCCTTGTTGGGGGCCTTGGGTGGGTTGCTCGGCTGTGCGCTGGCCAGTGTGCTGTCATGGGCTGTTCTGGAGACCGTGTTTGATCTCTCCTGGAACCTTCAACCAGCTGTTCTGGCTGTGGGTGTCATAGCGACGATCATCCTCACCATGCTGGTAGGCTTCCTCAGCACCTATCGAATTCTTGGCCAACCGCCGTTGTCCGTGCTTCGGCAGGAGTAA
- a CDS encoding ABC transporter ATP-binding protein → MISVKHVSMVLPAAGRSVTILDRITFDIPAKQTVAIVGPSGSGKSTLLGLMAGLDRPTTGSIQLDEIDITAMGESQMARFRREKVGYIFQSFHLIPTLTAIENVAVPLELSGERRAGERAADLLAAVGLSSRMEHYPVQLSGGEQQRVAVARAFACRPPILLADEPTGNLDSSTGAHVIALLLSLHRDHGTTLVLVTHDTTLASSMQRVLSLRDGRVESDSMPSYSGSISDVTTDSPRKNHVVPADQSLSDSAPESRP, encoded by the coding sequence ATGATTAGCGTCAAACACGTCTCGATGGTTCTACCAGCCGCAGGCCGTTCTGTCACAATTCTTGACCGCATCACCTTTGACATCCCGGCCAAGCAGACGGTCGCGATTGTGGGGCCATCCGGAAGCGGCAAATCGACATTGCTTGGGTTGATGGCCGGCCTCGATCGACCAACCACCGGATCCATTCAGCTCGATGAAATAGATATCACAGCGATGGGTGAAAGCCAGATGGCCCGATTTCGACGTGAAAAAGTTGGCTATATCTTTCAATCTTTTCATCTCATTCCCACGCTGACGGCCATCGAAAACGTGGCAGTTCCCCTTGAACTCAGTGGCGAGCGGCGCGCTGGTGAACGGGCCGCCGACTTGCTGGCTGCGGTTGGGTTGTCCAGCCGTATGGAACACTATCCAGTTCAATTATCCGGAGGGGAACAACAACGAGTCGCCGTGGCCCGTGCCTTTGCCTGCCGGCCACCCATCTTATTGGCCGATGAACCGACCGGCAATCTGGATAGTTCCACCGGTGCCCATGTCATTGCGCTGCTGCTCTCACTACATCGCGATCATGGAACCACACTCGTGCTCGTGACACACGATACCACGCTCGCTTCATCGATGCAGCGCGTGCTGTCCCTCCGTGACGGGCGTGTGGAGTCTGATTCCATGCCCTCGTATTCGGGATCGATCAGTGACGTCACAACTGATTCTCCACGCAAGAATCACGTGGTTCCCGCCGATCAGTCACTCTCTGACTCTGCGCCCGAATCCCGCCCATGA
- a CDS encoding arylesterase yields MPLSRRLHLIPLLMFVVLLWPLVSDGASTSASDTRPRIVAFGDSLTAGLGVQAVESYPAQLQRRLDSLGYHYRVINAGVSGDTTAGGLRRVPWILNNKPELVILELGANDGLRGLPVDQTQSNLRQIIRQLQESGTTVVLAGMKLPPNYGQDYTASFEAMYRMLAKECQLLLIPFFLEGVGGSSSLNQADGIHPTKEGYEVIVEQVLKVLRPMLNERVHKPTTAHKQS; encoded by the coding sequence ATGCCATTATCACGACGACTTCATCTGATTCCGCTGCTGATGTTCGTAGTTCTACTCTGGCCGTTGGTCTCGGATGGAGCCTCCACCTCAGCATCAGACACGAGGCCCCGTATCGTGGCGTTTGGTGACAGTCTTACTGCCGGACTCGGGGTACAAGCCGTTGAATCCTACCCGGCTCAACTTCAACGCCGACTTGATAGCCTCGGCTACCACTATCGGGTGATCAACGCCGGTGTGAGTGGCGATACAACGGCCGGCGGACTTCGACGCGTACCCTGGATTCTGAACAATAAGCCTGAGCTGGTGATTCTCGAATTGGGTGCGAACGATGGACTTCGAGGGCTCCCCGTCGATCAAACTCAAAGTAACCTTCGTCAGATCATCCGACAATTACAGGAATCCGGTACGACGGTGGTCTTGGCGGGGATGAAGTTGCCGCCGAATTACGGACAGGACTACACGGCTAGCTTCGAAGCCATGTACCGGATGCTGGCCAAAGAGTGCCAACTTCTTCTCATCCCCTTTTTCCTTGAAGGAGTGGGTGGTTCATCCTCGCTGAATCAGGCTGACGGCATTCACCCAACCAAGGAAGGGTACGAAGTCATCGTGGAGCAAGTACTGAAAGTGCTCAGGCCAATGCTGAATGAGCGGGTACACAAACCCACGACCGCCCATAAGCAGAGTTGA
- a CDS encoding MoxR family ATPase: MNPTGIIQAIQDNIARVIKGKPQVIEMSIVALLARGHLLLEDVPGVGKTTLAHSLARSLDCSFKRIQFTSDLLPSDIVGVSIFNRQKQAFEFMPGPIFANIVLADEINRTTPKTQSSLLEAMSEAQISFDNKTYPLNQPFMVIATQNPAEYHGTFPLPESQLDRFLMRLRIGYPSPEEEKKVLDRPQSLHPAEELQPLLPTQDVLLLQEQVDRVLMEESITDYLLAIVQRTRQSDLLSLGVSTRGALALSRAAKALALVRGRTYCLPDDIKELAPIVLSHRIMVARAQGLRQRSGEHAERIIQDLVDSIPVPV; the protein is encoded by the coding sequence ATGAATCCAACGGGAATCATTCAAGCCATCCAGGACAATATTGCGCGGGTGATCAAAGGTAAGCCGCAGGTGATCGAAATGAGCATTGTCGCGCTTTTGGCTCGCGGGCATCTCCTTCTCGAGGATGTCCCAGGGGTTGGAAAAACGACGCTCGCGCATAGTCTTGCGAGATCGCTCGATTGCTCCTTCAAGCGCATTCAGTTCACAAGCGATCTGCTTCCATCTGATATCGTGGGCGTCTCAATATTCAATCGCCAGAAACAAGCCTTTGAATTTATGCCGGGTCCGATTTTCGCCAATATCGTATTGGCGGATGAAATCAATCGAACGACACCGAAGACACAAAGTAGTCTGTTGGAAGCGATGAGCGAAGCGCAGATTTCTTTCGATAATAAAACTTATCCCTTGAATCAGCCCTTCATGGTCATAGCAACCCAGAATCCCGCCGAATACCATGGCACGTTTCCTCTTCCGGAGTCGCAGCTGGATCGGTTCTTGATGCGGCTTCGCATCGGCTATCCCTCGCCGGAGGAAGAAAAAAAGGTCCTTGACCGACCACAATCACTCCATCCGGCCGAAGAGCTCCAACCATTGCTGCCGACGCAGGATGTCCTGCTACTCCAGGAGCAGGTCGATCGCGTACTCATGGAGGAAAGCATTACGGACTATCTCTTGGCCATCGTCCAACGCACCAGGCAGTCTGACCTCTTGTCATTGGGGGTCAGTACCAGAGGAGCGTTGGCGTTGAGTCGGGCTGCCAAGGCCTTGGCGCTCGTCCGCGGGCGGACCTATTGTCTGCCGGATGATATTAAGGAACTGGCCCCCATCGTGTTGTCTCACCGCATTATGGTGGCCCGCGCGCAGGGGTTGCGTCAGCGAAGTGGTGAGCACGCTGAGCGGATCATCCAGGATTTGGTCGACTCGATTCCTGTTCCCGTCTAG
- a CDS encoding DUF58 domain-containing protein, translating to MLRQSPSFLHRMFRHRSTSVTSEGVQFLLFTMAIGIAAINTGNNLFYLLLAMMLSLVLISGVAAEYCLRRLEFHRHLPDHLIVNEPTTATLVVKNRKSQLPSFSLKLFDVSDGRKLDRGLEIHQLPPGASQLMSYPLVATRRGRLQLDGVCVGTEFPFGLFMKHTFYPIDETVIVCPELKPIDERLFQGLLTVGAEQSIPQRGPGNDLYNLRLYHAGDDSRSIHWPTTARTSQLTVRETEAEDQRRATIYLPTVAPVSHDAVFEQAVSITASIIQHLAQRGYVLQLLVGSSRSSFGQGDRHRLELLRMLALCERCSPLEGSAVLTELSGDPLEVDEGAVIVVQPWRGPGDIKPEQPDILINGHLIAGASHAV from the coding sequence ATGCTGCGTCAATCTCCTTCCTTTCTTCATCGAATGTTTCGCCACCGTTCGACAAGCGTGACTTCAGAGGGGGTTCAATTCCTGCTCTTTACTATGGCGATCGGTATCGCCGCCATCAATACCGGCAATAATCTGTTCTATCTTTTGCTCGCGATGATGCTGAGTCTCGTGTTGATCTCAGGAGTTGCAGCGGAATACTGCTTGCGACGGCTGGAATTCCATCGTCACCTTCCCGATCATCTCATCGTGAATGAACCAACCACCGCCACACTGGTCGTGAAGAACCGGAAGTCACAGCTCCCCAGCTTTTCATTGAAGCTGTTCGATGTCAGTGACGGCCGGAAGCTGGATCGAGGTCTGGAGATTCACCAACTCCCTCCAGGCGCCAGCCAGCTGATGTCATATCCGCTCGTCGCCACGCGGCGTGGTCGGTTGCAACTGGACGGTGTCTGTGTCGGGACGGAGTTTCCGTTCGGGCTCTTCATGAAGCACACGTTTTACCCGATCGATGAAACGGTCATTGTCTGCCCGGAACTCAAGCCGATCGACGAGCGGCTGTTCCAGGGGCTTCTCACAGTTGGAGCGGAACAGAGCATCCCGCAGCGGGGGCCTGGCAATGATTTATACAACCTGCGTTTGTATCACGCCGGGGATGACTCTCGAAGCATTCATTGGCCGACGACAGCACGGACGTCTCAATTGACGGTTCGAGAAACCGAGGCCGAAGACCAACGCCGAGCGACCATTTATCTACCGACCGTCGCTCCGGTGAGTCACGATGCCGTATTTGAACAGGCGGTGTCCATCACCGCTTCCATCATTCAGCACTTGGCACAACGCGGGTACGTGCTCCAATTGCTTGTGGGGTCGTCTCGGTCATCATTCGGTCAAGGAGACCGTCACCGCTTGGAACTTCTTCGAATGCTGGCTCTTTGCGAACGGTGCTCACCCCTTGAAGGGTCTGCCGTACTGACAGAATTGTCTGGTGACCCTTTGGAAGTCGACGAGGGGGCGGTGATTGTCGTGCAGCCATGGCGGGGACCGGGGGACATCAAGCCCGAACAGCCTGATATTTTGATTAACGGACACCTCATCGCCGGAGCATCACATGCCGTTTGA
- a CDS encoding DUF3488 domain-containing protein: MPFDQALRFASIWLASTSFIGLTLGAGLPEWLAALTGAALILALLRNAGGRSVGRLATYTLMSTTGWNLLVIVGFLGFWVDMLWVSGELLPAGVHFLMILMIIKLFNLKLRRDYLHLYAISLVAILASGSLTTDLWYLPIFLLYLVVGVWTLLLFQLTKHSEEPRILTMSVAMRPQPPLASVSQVTPQFFWLANGLALATFGLTLVIFFTIPRVGAGFYQKGFGENIRTSGFSETVNLGEIGPIKRDPSVVMRVELSDSLPQQAGRLYLRGVAFDQYDGKAWMNRLNYRRAMSEDAAGTFVLRSSRSLTTPRLGDTIRQNILLEPLDTPVLFAAPFIERISGKFPGVQSDLTGSVYLPFPSSSRIEYSVLSRSNSVLPEDLGAEPGVYPESVIRHFLQIPSQPERIAVLAKEITHTQRTIYDKATAIHSFLTHNFRYSLDAPLAEQDQPLEEFLFTRKTGYCEHYATAMVIMLRTIGIPARLVTGFLATEWNEYGNYYVVRQQDAHAWVEVHLPHSGWITMDPTPPSIESIGSGSPAWHALGRMLDTIRLQWGRFFVQYSAADQLAVVRELKAGSTSARNKAFDSISTLFSPFMAMFGGMAGYASKGTIQSLAELLIPTLIGLAVLLWLGIRRPWVKGMISKKTTRDEQVIMQLYGRMIGHLARKGIAKLTAMPPLEFVRLTQERWSNAGSAVASITDLYCRARFGQISPTREELSLAEDHLRDLMTLEKP, from the coding sequence ATGCCGTTTGATCAGGCCCTTCGGTTCGCGTCGATTTGGCTGGCGTCTACGTCTTTCATCGGGTTGACGCTCGGAGCCGGTCTTCCGGAATGGCTGGCTGCGTTAACCGGGGCCGCACTGATCCTTGCTCTCTTACGGAACGCAGGGGGCAGGTCTGTGGGGCGACTCGCCACCTATACGCTCATGTCAACCACCGGATGGAATCTTCTGGTAATCGTCGGATTTCTTGGATTCTGGGTGGATATGTTGTGGGTCTCGGGCGAACTCCTTCCGGCCGGAGTTCACTTCCTCATGATCCTCATGATCATCAAGCTGTTCAATCTCAAGCTTCGTCGTGACTATTTGCATCTCTACGCCATCAGTCTCGTCGCGATTCTGGCTTCCGGGTCTCTCACGACGGATCTGTGGTATCTCCCGATTTTCTTGCTCTATCTTGTAGTTGGCGTGTGGACGCTGTTGCTGTTTCAGCTGACGAAACATTCAGAGGAACCCCGCATCCTCACGATGTCGGTCGCTATGCGACCACAACCTCCTCTGGCATCGGTTAGCCAGGTCACGCCACAATTCTTTTGGCTGGCCAACGGGCTTGCACTGGCAACCTTTGGGCTGACGTTGGTGATCTTCTTCACGATTCCTCGGGTCGGCGCCGGGTTCTACCAAAAGGGCTTTGGGGAGAACATTCGCACGTCGGGATTCTCCGAAACGGTGAACTTAGGAGAGATTGGGCCTATCAAGCGAGATCCCAGCGTCGTCATGCGGGTTGAGCTATCCGATAGCCTCCCACAGCAAGCAGGTCGCCTGTATTTACGTGGAGTGGCCTTCGATCAATACGATGGCAAGGCCTGGATGAATCGGCTGAACTACAGGCGGGCGATGAGCGAAGACGCGGCCGGGACCTTTGTTCTTCGTAGTAGCCGATCTCTGACAACCCCCCGCCTTGGCGACACCATACGACAGAACATTCTGTTGGAGCCGCTCGACACTCCGGTTCTCTTTGCTGCTCCGTTTATCGAAAGAATCAGTGGAAAGTTCCCGGGCGTCCAGTCTGACCTCACCGGTTCGGTGTATCTCCCGTTCCCTAGTTCGTCACGGATCGAATATTCCGTCCTCTCCAGATCCAACTCGGTGCTACCGGAGGATCTCGGCGCGGAGCCCGGTGTCTACCCTGAATCGGTTATCCGACATTTCCTGCAGATTCCTAGTCAACCCGAGCGGATTGCCGTCCTAGCAAAGGAAATCACGCACACGCAGCGCACCATCTATGACAAAGCCACCGCCATCCACTCATTCCTGACGCACAACTTTCGGTATAGCCTTGATGCGCCTCTGGCAGAGCAGGACCAGCCACTGGAAGAGTTTCTCTTTACCCGCAAGACCGGGTATTGCGAACACTACGCCACCGCCATGGTGATCATGCTTCGGACGATCGGAATCCCGGCGCGTCTCGTCACGGGATTTCTCGCCACTGAGTGGAACGAATACGGCAACTACTATGTGGTCAGACAGCAAGACGCTCATGCATGGGTGGAGGTGCACCTACCGCATTCCGGGTGGATTACGATGGACCCAACTCCTCCTTCGATCGAAAGTATCGGCAGCGGGTCTCCCGCATGGCATGCGTTGGGACGAATGTTGGATACCATCAGACTTCAGTGGGGTCGATTTTTTGTGCAGTACAGCGCGGCTGATCAGCTCGCTGTTGTGCGGGAATTGAAGGCGGGGAGTACATCGGCCAGAAACAAGGCATTTGATTCTATAAGCACGCTCTTCAGCCCGTTCATGGCCATGTTTGGCGGGATGGCGGGCTATGCGTCTAAAGGAACGATACAGTCGTTGGCTGAGCTGCTTATCCCCACACTGATTGGCCTTGCCGTGCTTCTTTGGCTAGGGATCAGGCGGCCATGGGTCAAGGGGATGATCTCTAAGAAAACGACTCGCGACGAGCAGGTTATTATGCAACTCTACGGACGAATGATCGGACATCTCGCTCGGAAGGGCATTGCTAAACTCACTGCGATGCCGCCCCTTGAGTTCGTCCGCCTCACTCAGGAGCGGTGGAGCAATGCCGGTTCAGCGGTTGCGTCTATTACCGATCTTTATTGCCGAGCCCGATTCGGTCAAATCTCCCCCACCAGAGAAGAACTGTCACTCGCTGAAGACCATCTTCGCGACCTGATGACACTCGAGAAACCGTAG